The sequence GGGTATCTTCTCTCATGGCAGGCTCAACTCATTTGTATTGTGTTTGTTCGTCGTTATTTGTCTAACTACAATATAATACAATATATTAGTTGATGCACTGCCTTTTTTTATGAATAATCCGGGTTAAGTCGATAGATGCCGAAACAAGTTCGGCATGACATCAGCCCCAAGGTCACCCTGAACTTTGCGAGAGATGATCTTTTCACCTTTTAATCCCTCATCCTTTGTCTTTTCTCTTTTATTCTATCTTCTGTCTTCTGTCTTCTGATTTCTGGCTTCCGGCTCCTGGATTCTTTTATACGGTTATGTCGTTAAGTCAGCAACATACAGTAAATAAGAGAAATTAAGTACTCCTGTGTCTTTAAAAATCCCCCCTGCCTTCGGCATCCCCCCTTATTAAGGGGGGAATTTAGGGAGAGGATTCTGTCAAAGCCTAATAAATGTTTACATAGTAATAGAAATAATTTTCTTTTTCCCCCTTAATAAGGGGGGTAGGGGGGATTAACCTTATCGGACGATCACCTTCGACATACCTGGCTTCTATTATTCTTTGATGATCTCCACATTCTGGTTGCAGTGTACATCCGCCACATTGCCCTCGTCAGTGTCCAGATGCACCTGCAGTCTCACCTTGTCGGAAAGGCGGATGACCACATTCTCAAAGGTAACTGAGGAAGGTCCACCTACCCGTAGTTTCACAATATCTCCCTTTTTGAGACCGAATTCGGCGGCCTCTTTCGGATTCATGTGAATGTGACGCATGGCGCGAATGCATCCCTCTTTCAACTCCACAACTCCCTTTGGCCCGACTAGGGTGATGGGCGCCGACCCTTTGATGTCTCCGGACATGCGCACCGGCGCATCTACCCCGAGGAAGATGGCATCGGTACGGGCAAGCTCCACCTGGGTACGGTCACGCATCGGCCCGAGGATTCTCACCTTTTCAAGAATACGCATCTTCGGTCCCACCAGCGAAACAGCCTCCTGTGCGGCATATTCGCCCGGCTGATACAACTCACGGTATGGGTGAAGCTCGGCGCCCGGCCCGAAAAGCGTTTCCAGGTCTTTCCTGCAGATATGGATGTGACGGACGGAAACACCGACCGGGATTTTCATGGGATGCACCGAGACTCCATGATCTTTAGACGAGAGGGTTTCAACCGGAGTCTTGCCGGAGTCGAGCTGCAAGCGCTCGAAGACCTCTTTCACGATCCGGTTGAGTATCTCCTGGTCCACTGAAGTTGACGGGGAAATGCTTTCGATGGTATTCATACATGCTTTTCCTTTTAGACGCAAAAGCCCTTTATATTTGAGGAACACTGGTATGCCAATATACTAGATTGTATGAAATTATACAATAATCACTTCCAAAAACAATAAAAAAGTAATTTGGGCTTTCCGAACACCAAAAATACTTTATGATCACCTTTTGAATTTTGTATGTATTGTATTACTGCACATGATATTATGATAATTTCTGGACTTGTGAATTAAAAAAAAGTATATTTACTGCAATCATGAAATCGCGATGCATTTTATTATACCATAAAATATTCTACTTTATACTATATCTTACGAGTTACGATGAATAACACTTTTCTTTGGCCGGTGGCTTTTCTCCTTATCATCACTATAAACCCCGTATATGCCGCCCTTCCCGATACCCTTCTTGTGACCGATCTCTCCCGTGATGCAGTCAACGAACTCCCCAAAGGATGGGAACAGATACTTCCCCCCAAACAGCATTCTCTTACCAGTTATACTGTGGAATATACCGGAACCGGTCCCTATATCCATACCGTTTCCAACTCAACCGGATCATGGATCGAAAAAAAACTGAATGATCTCGATGTCAAGACTTATCCGATCATGGAATGGGAATGGATGGTGAACAGCTTTCCCCAGGTTGAATGGGAGCGTGACAGAAAGAACGATGATTTTGCCATCCGGGTGGAGCTGGTATTTGATTACAAAGGGGGAAAGAACCCGTTGAACATGATTAAAAAAGGTCTCATTACCTCTCTGTTCAGACACTATCCACCGGAGTTGGTTATAAGTTATGTCTGGTCGGAGCATGTACCGGTGGAGGAAGGATATGCCAGTCCCACAACGGACCGTATGATAGTGATTCCCATCGAATCCGATGCAACTACGGTGAGACGATGGATGCATGAAAAACGGGACATCCGGGTTGATTTGAAAAAATACAAACCCGAAGAGAATCTGGTGCTGAAAAAAATCCGTATCCGTACGGATACGGAAAACAGCGGCACTACAGCCGACAGCGGGGTGAGGAATATACGGCTGATTTCGGAAAACAGGAGGTGAAGTGAAGCCTGAAAAACAAGGTTACCTATAGAAGGTCAGAAAACCGGTTTTCTCGATACCTCCGGGAAAATTCCCTCTTGCCCCCGCAATTCGAATACAGTTATATTATTTTTTCCCCCCAACCCCCCTCACATGTACGGAGAATACGGACAATGAGAACCCCCATGAGGTACTTCATTCGTATTGCTGTCCTTCCGTCGCTGCTGCTCATCATGTCGTGCTCGAAGAAAAATCCCGCCGGACCTGCAGATTCGACGGGGGATGATTTTAAAACCGGAGCGGCAACGGTATATACAGTCTCGGGCGGGGGAGCGACAAGCGTCAAGGATTCTGTCGTGACAGGAGCAACGTTCGTTTTCCCGAAAGGCGGAAGCGGGACCCTATCTGTTGCCCCGGTCGCTTCGGCGCCCTCTCTTTCTGCCGAGGCCAAGAAATTCGCCGTGGAATTCAGCGGTACAGAATCCATCCGGATCGCTGTGCCCCATAAAACCGGCGACCGGGTCGCTCTTTTCTCCTACGGTTCGATCGGCAAGGCGGCCATTGACGGCTGTGGTATTGAGGGCTGGTGGGGAATTCCGGCGACAGGGGATTCAAGCGGAGTTACGGTCTTCGAACTTCTGTCTCCGGGTGAACTTACCACCGCGAAAATTGCAGGTCTGTCTCAAACCGGTACAAAGAAGTATTTCGCTATCGCGCCATATTCCATAGGATCGGATATAGATGCGAATATACAGATGATTCGAACAAAAACGAGAGAGGCGGTCGATGTATGGATTAACAATCTCCCCTCATCGCTCCAGACGAGCGCTCGTAATAATGTGAACGGGACCCTCATGTACACGTTCGCATTTAAAGATGATGGAAACGCCTACGTGGGCAACAACAGCCTGTTATATTCCAATGCGATATTTTATTTAAATCCCTATCCCGTAGATAATAAAGCCGGACTGCCGACTATCGCGCATGAGGTGGGGCATTATATGACCCATGTACTTACCGGATATGCCCGCTACACGGAAATTAGGGACAGGATAACAGATTTGAAAGCATACGAGGATCACGGGCTCACACAATATCGCGAGGGTCGTAAGGATCTCCTCGAGGAATATGCTTATTTCTCAGAATTTATGATAACCGGAGAGCTCAATGGTTGCGATCTGAACACCAAATTGAATGTTCGAACATTTTTTTACGAAAAACACAATCCGAGAGATCACGACTATCCGAGCCAGGAAGGATACGGCGCGGTTCTCCTTGCAACGCTCATGAGAACCAATGGAGAGATAGTACATTTTGATTTTGATAAATTTAACCCGAAGGCAAGTATCGCAAAAATACCGGTCGTCGGCGCTTCGTTCACGGACATCCTGGGTATACTCGCCCGGGGCCCCCGCGATATCAACGAACTCCGCGCGTTCGTCCAGGACTACCTCGACGAGCGGGGAAACGAATACCGGTTCAAGCTCCCGGCGCTCTTGGAACCGCTCGGGTGGACATATCACGGGACAGGGAAGGTATTTGACAAATCGGGAAAACCTTTCAAAGGAGTACATGTCCAGTCTGTCTCCCAAGATGGGAAAAACGAATACCGTACGGTCATGAGCCCGCTTACCGGCGATGATGGTGTTTTTTACCTTCCCCGCATCTATCCCGGTTCGAATATCCTGAGAGTATTCTCTAACGGGGACAAGGACTCGACCGATGTATCCTTTAACGCAGACTGGTCCAAACCGACCAATACCGCGCTTGATCTTGGCAAGATCACCGTCGAGGATGTGTTGAGCACGCAGCGACTCACAGCCAAACATGTCACCGAGTTCAAGTTTGGAGACGAGGTTTTAGCGCGGGT comes from Candidatus Latescibacter sp. and encodes:
- a CDS encoding carboxypeptidase-like regulatory domain-containing protein, with protein sequence MRYFIRIAVLPSLLLIMSCSKKNPAGPADSTGDDFKTGAATVYTVSGGGATSVKDSVVTGATFVFPKGGSGTLSVAPVASAPSLSAEAKKFAVEFSGTESIRIAVPHKTGDRVALFSYGSIGKAAIDGCGIEGWWGIPATGDSSGVTVFELLSPGELTTAKIAGLSQTGTKKYFAIAPYSIGSDIDANIQMIRTKTREAVDVWINNLPSSLQTSARNNVNGTLMYTFAFKDDGNAYVGNNSLLYSNAIFYLNPYPVDNKAGLPTIAHEVGHYMTHVLTGYARYTEIRDRITDLKAYEDHGLTQYREGRKDLLEEYAYFSEFMITGELNGCDLNTKLNVRTFFYEKHNPRDHDYPSQEGYGAVLLATLMRTNGEIVHFDFDKFNPKASIAKIPVVGASFTDILGILARGPRDINELRAFVQDYLDERGNEYRFKLPALLEPLGWTYHGTGKVFDKSGKPFKGVHVQSVSQDGKNEYRTVMSPLTGDDGVFYLPRIYPGSNILRVFSNGDKDSTDVSFNADWSKPTNTALDLGKITVEDVLSTQRLTAKHVTEFKFGDEVLARVTVTATADVTGYGLKSVINPDGKPSDSAIYISAGMPATVKITASSTIELGKTSFGSTTGDYYENWTFGKTRYVFRTSNYNKPPVSLQESVSGNTYTGDFTFKEGDNFSVEVNAWVEDKNEEYEKGKLVESYSGEYYAFGVGFNFYTKSAFSDFSK
- a CDS encoding phosphate propanoyltransferase, which gives rise to MNTIESISPSTSVDQEILNRIVKEVFERLQLDSGKTPVETLSSKDHGVSVHPMKIPVGVSVRHIHICRKDLETLFGPGAELHPYRELYQPGEYAAQEAVSLVGPKMRILEKVRILGPMRDRTQVELARTDAIFLGVDAPVRMSGDIKGSAPITLVGPKGVVELKEGCIRAMRHIHMNPKEAAEFGLKKGDIVKLRVGGPSSVTFENVVIRLSDKVRLQVHLDTDEGNVADVHCNQNVEIIKE
- a CDS encoding DUF3047 domain-containing protein, whose protein sequence is MNNTFLWPVAFLLIITINPVYAALPDTLLVTDLSRDAVNELPKGWEQILPPKQHSLTSYTVEYTGTGPYIHTVSNSTGSWIEKKLNDLDVKTYPIMEWEWMVNSFPQVEWERDRKNDDFAIRVELVFDYKGGKNPLNMIKKGLITSLFRHYPPELVISYVWSEHVPVEEGYASPTTDRMIVIPIESDATTVRRWMHEKRDIRVDLKKYKPEENLVLKKIRIRTDTENSGTTADSGVRNIRLISENRR